A single Anopheles maculipalpis chromosome 3RL, idAnoMacuDA_375_x, whole genome shotgun sequence DNA region contains:
- the LOC126565314 gene encoding cytochrome b5 domain-containing protein 1: protein MDSKFQPPCKYFLRDEVVIHNDESSAWVIVHGIVIDITPLFGASERKCTLKKTLQWLLAFAGKDLSSFFHNNELTPIDRTNRNGERVPAFVPCLERNPATRLYWYRDPSLVIGRITFHPCPVKIINTLTFHATEMIVCYEDTIGDVREKYLRYNDNAMQYEWRKDLSEGSEVGKLQMDKTLTETGYQVNLRSPVPVIWIFYMLPPGTTDTADDTCYSSGKCTPLNEQPASDGGESVRIVTTK, encoded by the exons ATGGATTCGAAATTTCAACCACCATGTAAATACTTTCTACGCGATGAAGTCGTAATCCACAACGATGAGTCCAGTGCGTGGGTTATCGTCCATGGAATAGTTATTGACATTACTCCGTTGTTTGGTgcgagcgaaagaaaatgCACACTAAAGAAG acACTGCAGTGGTTGTTGGCATTTGCGGGCAAAGATTTAAGCTCGTTCTTCCATAACAACGAGCTTACTCCTATCGATCGAACCAACCGCAACGGAGAACGGGTTCCGGCCTTTGTGCCCTGTTTGGAGCGTAATCCTGCCACTCGGCTCTACTGGTACCGTGATCCGAGTCTGGTCATTGGACGCATAACATTCCACCCATGCCCGGTGAAAATTATCAACACATTGACATTCCACGCGACGGAAATGATCGTTTGTTACGAAGATACGATCGGTGACGTCCGGGAAAAGTACTTGCGCTACAACGACAACGCAATGCAGTATGAATGGCGAAAAGACCTGTCGGAG GGTTCGGAGGTTGGCAAGCTGCAAATGGATAAGACACTGACAGAAACCGGATATCAGGTCAATCTGCGCAGTCCGGTACCGGTAATTTGGATTTTTTACATGCTACCTCCGGGGACAACGGACACAGCGGATGATACGTGCTATTCTTCCGGAAAATGTACCCCACTGAACGAGCAACCAGCATCAGACGGGGGTGAGTCAGTACGAATTGTTACCacaaagtga